ATTGAAGATCTGTTAAAGACTATTTTTGCTCTTTTTTGTGCTCAACAGAGACTGCACAATATGTGAACTCCAAAAGCAATCTCAAATACATGCAAGAAGAAACTCACCAGGATAGACGAACATCAGAAGGTGCAACTACTAAATTCTGATTCTCAACAGCACTTAGCGGAATCCATATGACTGAGGAATCCTTAAAGTAACAAGAGCGGAGAAATGTCCCAAGCtgtgattttatcaaatcaaatcGATCCTTAGAGTACTCTACAGCATCCATCTTGTTAACTGCAACTATAATTTGATCGACACCAAAACTTCTGATGAGTTGTGCATGTTCCCTTGTCTGTCCCTTTGTGCCATCCATACCAGCTTCAAATGAACCAATAGAGGCATCTATAACAAGAATTGCAGCATCAGCTTGTGTTGCCCCAGTTATCATATTTGGAACAAAATCTTTGTGCCCTGGGGAGTCAAGGACAACAACATGATATCTTTTTGAATCCAAATAAGTTACAGCCACAGTCATGGTGACTCCCCTTTCCCTTTCTTCCGCACTCTCATCCAATGCCCAAGCATAAGCAAAGGATCCTTTTCCCTAATTGaaaataaacacatatataatcagATTAGGGACTTGAATTCACATCCAGACTCAAATAGTCAAGAAATTACCTGCAATTTGGACTCCTTTTCATATTTGTGCATTTCTTTTTGGCATATTCGTCCCAAAAGGTGAAGCAGTCTACCAGAGAGTGTTGATTTTCCAGAATCAACATGCCCAACCTAAGATATGAAGAGTTATATCATTAACAtgttaaaataacaaataataacacCAAAACTTTAAGATTTTTAGGCCCAAACTCAAAATGTAACTTACAATTGCAAGATTTAGTTGAGTCAGTGAATCTTCTGCTTTTTCAGGGAGCATCCACTTTTCAGGCTTATACTGTGCACGTGAATTTGCTTTTATATCTTTTGAGTTCCCAGATTTAGCAGCCAAAGTCATGTTTTTCAGATTACTAGTGAGATTATGTCCCTCACCTCCATGCGTTAAAGAGCTTCCGTCTTCCACCATATCAGTTCTTTCTTTTGGCATCAGTGATGATGAGCTTTGACCACTAGAACACATATTAATAGAAACACTTCTTCCATCTGAATCTTCAACTCTGCCTTTTGCCATTGAAGCAGAAGATTTATCTGAAGCTTTGAAACCTGATGATGTGTTGATTTCTAGATTCTTTGAGAAGACAATTCCATTGTGCTTGTCTTTTCCTGTTGAGTCATGTGAGCTATCTGACCTTTTAGCACTTGATAGTTCTTTGACTGCCTCATTCTTCCCAACCCTACTAGAGGGAGCTCTGGAAGATTTAAAGTCAAAAATCTTGGCTGCAAATGAATGGCAGCACAGAAAGAAGATAAGACAAAACTTTAACTTGGTAAAAAGGAAAAAGCTTTCCACAAAATGCGGTCACTGTCTAGGTCCATTTCAGAGATTTTGAACTTTAATGTACAACCACACTCTTAGAATGCTAAAACTATATGCATGACAGAAAATCAGCATCTATTTAGAATACAGACTTGCATTAATGCATATCAAGATGCAGAGAGATATAATTCAAGTGTGGTCCTGATTCATTGCAGCAACAACAGGTATTGACAGAAGTACACAGGTATTAAGTGGCCTGCTGCAACTTAAAAGAATTCATTCTAATTTGAAATCAGAATAGTTAAATGGTTCAGAATAATGCAAAGACACATGAATTGTACTAATTGAAAAACCACTGTCCTTTAGTTCCTTTAGTGCCAAGTACAGAAACAATTAGGGAATGATTTCAACATAACCAATTGCAATAGCCACGTGATACCTTTTGCATGCTGTTCAGATGAATGCAGACCATTGGAGACCAAGTCATCTGGAGATGGAACATCAAACTTAAAAGGGGCTGTATCATTAAAGCATGTATGGTTAGAATATACAATTGCAAGATGCATCAAGCACTATATTTCAGAAGTGAAGCATTAAAATGACTCCCAAAGGAAGCTACCAGCAGAAGAAATAATTATAAGgaattttaaattaaactaaatgttTCTACTGTTTGGAACagcatattttcaaatttaagtaACACCTTTGATATTTATCCATTTCCAGCTTTAATATGTCCAGACCTATATTAACACGAGAATGGGTAGGAGAACTATAAGCCttatgaaattcatgaaattgtccTTGGTTATTCCCAAGCATGTGGAAGTTATTGCTCTCTTTCACCACAAAATCATCATTCTGTTGTTGAGAATCTACTTCTTTTTTGGACATCTGATGCGGCCTTGATGCGAAAAGAGACTTGGCCATAATAGATACTCCAGAAACTTTGCATATGCCATGAACTGCAAGAAAGGGATCTAATCTATAAAAGGTCCCACCAATGTAAAAAGGAGCCTAGGAAACAAAGAAGAATATGTACTGGACATCCAAACATTCACAAGTTATCTGTTAAATAACTTTCTAAAGAAACTGAAAACCTGTGCATCCAGGTTTAACTAGGAAGTGACAAGAGGTACCAGGAGAGTGGAGACAGGAGTGaatggaagagaaaaaaaaaagaattatgctATCACATTGAATAAGAACAAAGAGTAGCTCATCCTCCTACACTTGATACAAATAGCAACATCAATAGGTCAATTGCAATTGTGGTGCACACCTGTTCTCTTCTCATCATAGGTGCCGTTTCTGACTGACGGACTGCGAAGAATGCCACAAATATCACATGATGACATGGTATCATCATTATCGTAAGTACAAACGGAGCAACGCCACACACCACGTTTGATGGTGTCTTGTAGAGAAGGTTCTTTCACTGTTTTAAGAAACACATAGCATTAAGTCTGGAAGCAGaaagaaaaatgtataatttCCGTTAACCATTTTTCTCAGTATCAAATTATCCACATCTTATTGAAACATAGAGCTAACTAACAAAATTAGCAAGGTCACCTAAATGGTATTTCATCATAAAGCTAAGATGtaataaggaaaaagaaaaaagagggaaaaaagtTCACTCACCATTTTCTTCTACATCATATCCATAGTCGTAGTCATCATAATCATCATCATAACCATCATCATAATCAATTCCATAATTAACTTTTCGAGGCATTGTTCTAGCACCCAAGAAGCAAACAGCTGTTTCAATCAAATATGGAACAAGTTCACGAAGAGAACTTAAAGTCTAATAAGCTAAGCAAAGAGTCACGTATGCAAAATAATAGGAGGAATGCAAGGGGAAATGAAATCAACCTCTAATTGACACTAAGAGCAATACTTAGAAGATAGAGGGGCAACCTTCCTGgaacctaaaaataaaaaaagttgataACTGGAAAAAGCCATATTAGAATGAATTTAATTCTTCAACGTATTTGATTGTCCCTCGCACATCAATGAAAAGGCTGAAGCCGCACTGCACAACAACCCAAAATCCAATCTAGTTCACCGAGcaaccaaaattaaaacccaaCTCCGCTAAGCAGAGAATCGAATATCTAACTTAGTTTAGGAGtgagattaaaattttttaaagtgaaaattaaacataaaaaagctcAACAGTTTTTCCCATGTCATAGTTTAGTTAGTGCAATTTTTGTCAGCAACGAAACAAAAAGTAGGTAGGCAAAAAAAATtgggatttctttttctttttgaaatttgcCTCTGCATTGATTTTGATTAGGAAGAATCACAATGGGTTATAAATTTCATGGAATTTGACCACCCCAAACATTATGCTGAGTATTTACTATTTagtaaaaataagaaattgaaattgGAGAGCCACTTTCAATTATCCTAAAGAAAACATTTAATTTagtttcaattatttatattaaagaaaaataaaatggaggaGGAAGCAAAGCAAGCTACCTGATTGAAGCTAACGAAAGCGGTAGGGAGGGAAATGCTCTGTTTGTTCTCTTCTCTTCTCAAAGCTACGATTGCCCGCCAGCAACTGCAAAGATGcttgttttcgatttctttttcttttttttactagTATTTGTTATTTTGGGGCTAAATTGAAAGCTTTTAGGATATTTCAGGGAAAATTGAAACTACAACAATTACTTAGACAGGGCCTTCAAAATGGATCGATTTTTTCTTCTCTCTTGGGGTGATTTGAATAGTTAGTAGAAGTTTTGTTTGATTCGATTTATATAAATGATTGATATATAATATtatgtaaataattatatttatttaatataaaaattataaaaatgatattttatgatgaaaattagTTGTTGCATAtctttcaattataaatttattaattattgtgGATTGAGTCTAAACTTGATTGACATAATATTTGTTACTTATGTAAAAAGTGTGGGTTCGAATACGTTTTAacgtattatttttttatttatgagttgagaatgAATTATGGATACTAATCGTAAGCCAATATCTCATTCAAGCCATATAGCTTTTGATATCAATCTATAAGTCATactaaatatgtattaattaattatcattttgaatatTTAAGTTGTATAGTTTGTctaacaaaatatatttaaatctaaaaagcATTGGTTCCTGttatttgtttattataattatttttttaatgatattacatattatttgaatgttaaatacattttctcttctttaatttatattaaaatatttttatggtatTATATGTTATTGGTTGTGTACAACAATTAATTGTTATAAATGTATTTTCAATCCATTATATtcttaataattttgaaaatattttaattatgtttacaatataacttatgtattacaaaaaaaaatagttttcatTTAATGTTAAATGCTTcagttataaataaattatagcaTATTCTTATTTATATAGTAAGAAATGTTAATTAGATTAAATGTGCATATACTctataaaatattaatgattcCTTCAAAAtctttatataataaattatatttacttacaatgaaaattttaattaaaaattctattttttcatatttttaattcaattatttttatattttaatttcctatcaaaatttacacaatcaaatcattaatttaaattatttattttcttatattttaccttaaatatatataaattgaatatatatcaTTCAATTACATGAAAggtaataaaatgttaattgttattacttttaaattataaaaattcaaaaataaaatttaaaaaactaacaATTTATacacaatttaataatttttaaataatgttaaaacatgatcacttttttataaaaaattatacaacattttataaataaataaataccgttaaaaatatattaaacagaattaaaaatgtaaaaaaaatgcaatccaaatttttaaaattatttaaatgttgttcaaattttattaaatataaaaataaaatgaaaataatagtttagttgttaaatataaaataataatatgttggAGGTCAAAACATGTATGAAATTTCCAACACTTACAATCTCAAGTCTCAACCCAATAAATCCAATGACTCTGAGATTGCCCTTGAAACTTTGGTTTATCGATTAAAGTGGAGGCTCAAGATATTTAAATACAGATATTCAAATTTCAGCATACACAAATGTAATGTGTGAATCTTCAATGAATTTTATTGAATTCTTTTTATTCTTTATGATATATGTTTCGTATTAGTTTATTCCATATTTTAGTTAGTTAGACTTATATTTGCACTTATATTATACTTGTgaataaactatatatatattatactattatttGAACTTTTAAATGAGTTTATGTCACGAATTAATCGGATATCAACTCTATTAGAGAATTAAGaaaatgttcttatatatttAAAGTAAGCTATATTATTTAATGGTACTTTAGCCTTTTTAATTTtctgaaaaaattaataaaaattatggtgGAATTTGAACTCATAACATTTGcattaataaaaacataatttatacattttattctcattatgcatactttattatttttatcagtTGTATATATTGATAAAGTTATTGATTGAGTTAATATCACAATTTAACTCGATACCAACTAAATAAACTAAAGTTAACTCGATACCAACTAAATAAACTAAGTATTGACGACAACACCGGAataaataattgtagtgcatttaatactcataaattaatacatttatttgtttaaatttcattttactcgtaatttaatttattttttattttaatatcatatttattttgtgttattattaattagtttcacattatatatattatatattttattatttattatatttttgtttttaatcgGACATGTTTTTGAGTGTGAGAATACAAAGAAATGAACAAGATTATGAGCTTCTTTATTACTCATCATCCGTGAATCGTGATAGAATTACAGTAAAATTTGTCTGCAATGCACGTTGCAATTTATTCAAGCAAGCCAAATAGATCGGACTCCTAATTATTTACatagattttgaaaaaaaaaatgagcaTAATTGATTCCTCACTTTTCAGCATCATCTTGCTGATAGAAGGATTCGTAAGTGGCCCCTATTGGCTTTGATTCAGGCAGCTCTAGTTCTTCCATAAATCCCATTGTCATCTTGATGAACCTTTCCTTGTGCACTTGTTTCCATTCCTTTTTTAACACATGCAAATACACAATCACAAACACTGCATAATCTGTAGGTGCATAAAACTTCAAAGAATTTTCTGTTTTCAAGTGATTGCTACACCAGAGTGTCACTTTTATCCTATTTTTCCAGAAAACTTCACTGAATTCCAGTTCATTAACACAGCAGATTGGAAGGAATTAAGAAGTAAGAATTGTGGACCCTTTGTTGTTTGTTTCTAAGTTATTGTTAGCCAGAAGTGAAAGTAGTAGTATCGTTTGAAACCTCTAAATCAGGCTCCACCCGCATAGTagcaaagaagaaaaaatgaaaaatacctCAAAATCCCAATCACCGTACAAATTGGGATCACTAGTGTTGCTCCACACATAAGCGTGGGCTTGTAACTTGTCAGAACTTTTCTGCATAATGGAATAATagattattattactaatttggATGAAGAATGGTGTGCTTGGGTTGGCTATGCATAATGACGAATTTGTTATTTTGTGGCTATGCATAGATTCGATCACCTTGAAGAATGAAATCAATTTCCCAATACAGGACAAGCCAAAGGGAAGGTGAACAACACAGAAATTAGAAGAGGAGATGAATTGGGTCAGACTAGACTAGGCTATGGTAATATACTAAAACTAAATGAAAAATAGAATGGATTACCAGCAAGGAGACCTCAACGCGGGTCCTTTGGTACTCAACATcctcaaattcatccaaaatatACAATTCAGGATCCGATATTCCTATTAGCACCCTGCCACTAACATCACAGTTTTGGACTGGGAGAATTGCCGGATAAACGCGTCCTTTAATGCTAAATCTGTGGCTGCACAAATTgtgaattaaaagtaaaattcaaaagaaaaggtGGAAGCTGTAGATTATTGAATTGAGGAATGGATGGAGCAGATACATACAAGTGGTTGAGAAGAGCAGCGGAGGAAGGGGGAACTCGATTCAGCAGGACACGAACCACATCATCTTATAATAGGCTTCCATATACGAATACGTTGTGCGCTGCCACTGCTGCTTCCCCCATTTTCACCTCTCTTCCGACTGATCCGGATTCCAATATATTATATCAATCTTTTCTTTCTGCCTGTCTTTATGTATTTAGCACTAGTCCTCAACCTCAACCTCAACCTCAACCTTAACCTGAGGATTTGCCAATTCACTAATTGCCAGCACCAATATTCTATAACAATTATATACAATTAAACCCAAACCCATTGACAACAGCCCAACACTGTTTTTCACCTTCAACATCAACACGAAGGATTATTAGCCCAAATGCAAATGCTATGCAATCGTGTACTCATCCCGTTATTTGTTCAATTTCAaacatcttatatatatatactgttAGATAAAAGTATTAAActcaaattttgtttttacaaaaaaaattagataagTTGGTAATTTTCaagtaacttttttaattaataacagtgttcttaaaaagaaagaaattgacaCCAGAGCCTAGAGCGACAGTGTTGAaaccatatttaatatttttatacctttttaTTTAGCCACCTGCTACACGGTATTATTTCAATCACAACTCACAAGGGTTGTAATATGACTTGATTTGGCGTTTCCGACTGCTTCAGGATACATCTAATAAATTCCACCTTTCCATTGTAAAATAAGCCAAAAAACAATTTCTCGTGTTTATTGGATTGTTGGCAGTGGGCGAATTGTTAACTTCTGGAACGACATCTGGGTACCTGACATTGGTCCGCTTAAAAGGCTGTTCATTGGTTCCGGGATGTTGGATGAATTTGTTAGAGTTTGTGATATGGTCACTGCTTCTGGGGACTGGAATTGGGAGCTTTTAACTTTGGTTTTACCAGTGTCGGCTTTGCATTTGATCACAGCTGTTTTGCCGCCGTCCAAGGCAGCTGGGGATGATCGCATTGCTTGGCACTGGTTTTGTGCCAGCAAGTTTTCGGTAGCCAAAAAATATGCTCATTTTCCACGGTTGGAGGGCTCAGCAAATCCAGTTGATTGGCATTTGGTTTGGCACTGCCATATTCCTCAACAGGTTCGGGCATTTCTATGGGCAAAAGGTTCGCCTGGGAATGGCTTCGTCTGGCTGCTGCGAATGTTGTGGGGCTTCCATGGAAACTTCGATTCATGTCGTTCGTAATTGCTTGTTTGCACAAGGGGTCTGGTCCTCTATTGTTCTGGCTAATTTGCATTCCCATGGCTTCGAGGGAACTTGCAGAATATGGATGCTATAGCATTGCCTGATGGTGGTGGCTCATTGTTTTTTCCCTCTCTTGTTGGCGGTTGTGGCCTTGCTGAAATCAGTTTGTTTTTCAAGGTGCTAGTAGCAGCAGCCTGGAGGTGGTTTCGATGAGTATGGGTTGGGTGAGATGTCTCTGGAAGGACTAGAGACTTGGCTTAAAATTAATACTGATGGGTCGTGCTACGGTAGCTGTCAACATTCTTCAGTCGGAGGTGTGTGCCGAGGTTCCACTGGGGACTGCTATTTTGGTTTGCAATGACTGTAGGGAGCATTTTTTGCAATGACTGTAGGGGCATCCTCAATTTTTCAGAATAGGCGAGAGCTTTCTATGAAGGTCTCCAACTCACTTGGGAGCGCAGCTATAGT
The sequence above is drawn from the Gossypium hirsutum isolate 1008001.06 chromosome A05, Gossypium_hirsutum_v2.1, whole genome shotgun sequence genome and encodes:
- the LOC107937919 gene encoding HBS1-like protein isoform X1; protein product: MPRKVNYGIDYDDGYDDDYDDYDYGYDVEENVKEPSLQDTIKRGVWRCSVCTYDNDDTMSSCDICGILRSPSVRNGTYDEKRTVHGICKVSGVSIMAKSLFASRPHQMSKKEVDSQQQNDDFVVKESNNFHMLGNNQGQFHEFHKAYSSPTHSRVNIAPFKFDVPSPDDLVSNGLHSSEQHAKAKIFDFKSSRAPSSRVGKNEAVKELSSAKRSDSSHDSTGKDKHNGIVFSKNLEINTSSGFKASDKSSASMAKGRVEDSDGRSVSINMCSSGQSSSSLMPKERTDMVEDGSSLTHGGEGHNLTSNLKNMTLAAKSGNSKDIKANSRAQYKPEKWMLPEKAEDSLTQLNLAIVGHVDSGKSTLSGRLLHLLGRICQKEMHKYEKESKLQGKGSFAYAWALDESAEERERGVTMTVAVTYLDSKRYHVVVLDSPGHKDFVPNMITGATQADAAILVIDASIGSFEAGMDGTKGQTREHAQLIRSFGVDQIIVAVNKMDAVEYSKDRFDLIKSQLGTFLRSCYFKDSSVIWIPLSAVENQNLVVAPSDVRLSWYHGPYLLDAIDSFQPSSRDFSKPLLMPICDVIKSSQGQVSACGKLEAGAVRSGSKVLVMPSADIAIVRSLERDSQTCSIARAGDNVAINLHGIDGNHVIAGGVLCHPDFPVAFAKHLELKVLVLDGATPILMGSQLEFYAHHAKEAARVARISSLLDSKTGKVTKKAPRCIVAKQSAVIELVLQEPVCIEMFSKCKALGRVFLRTLGRTVAVGVVTRIVEELV
- the LOC107937919 gene encoding HBS1-like protein isoform X2 → MPRKVNYGIDYDDGYDDDYDDYDYGYDVEENVKEPSLQDTIKRGVWRCSVCTYDNDDTMSSCDICGILRSPSVRNGTYDEKRTAPFKFDVPSPDDLVSNGLHSSEQHAKAKIFDFKSSRAPSSRVGKNEAVKELSSAKRSDSSHDSTGKDKHNGIVFSKNLEINTSSGFKASDKSSASMAKGRVEDSDGRSVSINMCSSGQSSSSLMPKERTDMVEDGSSLTHGGEGHNLTSNLKNMTLAAKSGNSKDIKANSRAQYKPEKWMLPEKAEDSLTQLNLAIVGHVDSGKSTLSGRLLHLLGRICQKEMHKYEKESKLQGKGSFAYAWALDESAEERERGVTMTVAVTYLDSKRYHVVVLDSPGHKDFVPNMITGATQADAAILVIDASIGSFEAGMDGTKGQTREHAQLIRSFGVDQIIVAVNKMDAVEYSKDRFDLIKSQLGTFLRSCYFKDSSVIWIPLSAVENQNLVVAPSDVRLSWYHGPYLLDAIDSFQPSSRDFSKPLLMPICDVIKSSQGQVSACGKLEAGAVRSGSKVLVMPSADIAIVRSLERDSQTCSIARAGDNVAINLHGIDGNHVIAGGVLCHPDFPVAFAKHLELKVLVLDGATPILMGSQLEFYAHHAKEAARVARISSLLDSKTGKVTKKAPRCIVAKQSAVIELVLQEPVCIEMFSKCKALGRVFLRTLGRTVAVGVVTRIVEELV